A single Actinomadura algeriensis DNA region contains:
- a CDS encoding TetR/AcrR family transcriptional regulator — MASTTQPRRKVRERREDVRRRVLRTAAEMMADGTPYTELPVQRIAERAQVARSTFYLHFPDKSRLLIALAEEAVEALFGEAVIWWRADHADGMDGVAHAMRQMIAAYREHRRVLRALGEVAGYDPDVADFWRRRMRGFTEVVQERLDAELRAGTVDPEMDAATTARVLIWTVERTISAHCHHDEGGGDERTARTLARTIWLTVYGVPPAPPVRDRVS; from the coding sequence ATGGCCTCCACCACGCAGCCGCGCAGGAAAGTCCGGGAGCGGCGCGAGGACGTCCGGCGCCGGGTGCTCCGGACGGCCGCGGAGATGATGGCGGACGGCACGCCGTACACCGAGCTTCCGGTACAGCGCATCGCCGAGCGCGCGCAGGTGGCGCGGTCGACGTTCTACCTGCACTTCCCGGACAAGAGCCGGCTGCTGATCGCGCTCGCCGAGGAGGCGGTCGAGGCGCTGTTCGGCGAGGCCGTCATCTGGTGGCGGGCGGACCACGCCGACGGGATGGACGGCGTCGCCCACGCCATGCGGCAGATGATCGCGGCGTATCGCGAGCATCGCCGGGTGCTGCGGGCCCTGGGCGAGGTCGCCGGTTACGACCCGGACGTCGCCGACTTCTGGCGGCGGCGGATGCGGGGCTTCACCGAGGTCGTGCAGGAACGGCTCGACGCCGAGCTGCGGGCGGGCACCGTCGACCCGGAGATGGACGCCGCGACGACCGCCCGGGTGCTGATCTGGACGGTCGAGCGGACGATCTCGGCGCACTGCCACCACGACGAGGGCGGGGGCGACGAACGGACGGCGCGCACGCTCGCCCGGACGATCTGGCTGACGGTCTACGGCGTGCCGCCGGCGCCGCCCGTCCGCGATCGCGTTTCCTGA